Proteins from a genomic interval of Methanofastidiosum sp.:
- a CDS encoding glycosyltransferase family 10 translates to MCSVISSNLKISQGHLDRLQFIDILLNHFGDKIDVFGRGFNDIVDKWDAIVPYKYHIVIENSSFEDYWTEKLADAFLGESYPIYYGAKNINSYFDKESLATIDINKPEEAVKIIEEAINGNYYEKYKNQIIKSKNKVLDEYNLFPTIISKVIDKNTKIYEKSKINIKPEIYFQINLLKKIKLILRKKRIINRIWSKYRKLRPKNI, encoded by the coding sequence ATATGTTCAGTCATTTCATCTAATTTAAAAATTAGTCAGGGGCATCTTGATAGACTTCAGTTCATAGATATATTGCTAAATCATTTTGGGGATAAAATTGATGTATTCGGCAGAGGATTTAACGATATTGTAGATAAATGGGATGCAATAGTACCTTATAAATACCACATAGTTATAGAAAATAGTTCTTTTGAAGATTATTGGACTGAAAAGTTAGCAGATGCATTTTTGGGAGAATCATATCCTATATATTACGGAGCCAAAAATATTAATTCTTATTTTGATAAGGAGTCTTTAGCAACTATAGATATTAATAAACCAGAAGAAGCAGTGAAAATAATTGAAGAAGCAATAAATGGAAATTACTATGAGAAATATAAAAATCAAATTATAAAAAGTAAAAACAAAGTGTTAGATGAATATAATTTATTCCCTACAATTATCTCTAAAGTAATTGATAAGAATACTAAAATATATGAAAAATCAAAAATAAATATTAAACCAGAAATCTATTTTCAAATAAATTTACTAAAAAAAATTAAATTAATATTGCGAAAAAAGAGAATAATTAATAGAATTTGGTCTAAATATCGTAAACTACGTCCAAAGAATATATGA
- the gmd gene encoding GDP-mannose 4,6-dehydratase, whose translation MKKALITGITGQDGSYLAELLLHKGYEVHGVVRRSSSFNTVRIDHIYVDPHESSARLFLHFGDISDSEQISNIMQKIQPDEVYNLAAQSHVRVSFDTPEYTGNVTGLGTARLLESARRSNPNVKIYQASSSEMFGSSPPPQNEKTLFHPRSPYACAKLYSYWMTQIYREGYSLYISNGILFNHESPRRGETFVTRKITRGLSQILSKTAKYLYLGNLDAKRDWGFAPEYVEAMWTILQQKEPEDFVIGTGETHSVREFVNEVFSYAGLDPEKHVKIDQRYYRPTEVEVLIADASKANKKLKWKPKVKFSELAKIMVDSDMRKAGLEPIGEGDKILQKLFLDKWWNGD comes from the coding sequence ATGAAAAAAGCATTAATCACAGGTATTACAGGTCAAGACGGCTCTTATCTGGCAGAATTATTGTTACACAAAGGATATGAAGTCCACGGTGTCGTAAGAAGATCCTCATCGTTTAATACTGTTAGGATAGATCATATCTATGTTGATCCACATGAATCCTCTGCAAGATTGTTTTTACATTTTGGGGATATATCTGACTCTGAACAGATCTCAAATATAATGCAGAAGATACAGCCTGACGAGGTCTATAACCTTGCTGCACAGAGTCATGTTAGAGTAAGCTTTGATACCCCAGAATATACTGGAAATGTAACTGGTTTAGGGACGGCGAGATTACTTGAATCTGCAAGGAGAAGTAATCCTAATGTGAAGATATACCAAGCTTCAAGCAGTGAGATGTTTGGTAGCTCCCCTCCACCCCAAAATGAAAAAACTTTGTTCCATCCAAGAAGCCCATATGCATGCGCAAAACTATATTCTTACTGGATGACCCAGATATATAGAGAGGGATATTCGCTTTACATCTCTAATGGAATCTTATTCAATCACGAATCCCCTAGAAGGGGCGAAACCTTTGTCACTAGAAAAATTACTAGAGGGTTATCCCAGATCTTATCCAAGACGGCCAAATATCTTTATCTTGGTAATCTAGATGCAAAGAGGGATTGGGGATTCGCTCCAGAATATGTTGAAGCAATGTGGACGATCCTACAACAAAAAGAGCCTGAAGATTTCGTTATTGGGACAGGAGAAACACACTCAGTTAGAGAATTTGTTAATGAAGTATTCTCATATGCAGGGCTTGACCCAGAAAAACATGTTAAAATCGATCAGAGGTATTATAGGCCTACAGAAGTAGAAGTCCTAATTGCAGATGCATCAAAAGCTAATAAAAAACTCAAATGGAAACCTAAAGTAAAGTTCTCTGAATTGGCCAAGATAATGGTAGATTCAGACATGAGAAAAGCGGGGCTAGAGCCTATCGGAGAGGGCGACAAAATACTCCAAAAACTATTTCTCGATAAGTGGTGGAACGGCGATTGA
- a CDS encoding phosphomannomutase/phosphoglucomutase produces MDFFIIIIDFMVFKAYDIRGRYPEEIDEQFSYNLGRSLGEKYKNILFGIDSRIGSDKIKDYFVTGVIDSNAKIEYVGIISTPMLYYLTKNKFDVGVIATASHNPKEFTGFKICGKDGIPLSPEKDIKPDFKEYGMPDKVYDSEKFRKDFGKDYINYYLDKFKDLDYKGEIVVDFSNGATVYEKKIIEKIFPTAYLIGDKPDGNFPNHAPDTMKKECLEMLTYKVKETGAGIGIIFDGDGDRIGIVDEKGSAIRGDLLSCIIISELLKGKDNQTVIYDLRCSRIVPETIVSLGSKPLKSRVGHYFIKKTMKEKDAVFAGELSNHFYFKEAGGFEAPLLALYYILRVIGDKRVSDVAKLYMKYAHSGEINFKVKDQKTTMDKLLKEYRNGKIDYTDGITIEEENWWVNIRSSNTEPLLRVNIEARDENTLAKKIDELSYFIKGE; encoded by the coding sequence ATGGATTTTTTTATTATAATCATAGATTTCATGGTTTTCAAGGCGTATGATATCAGGGGAAGATACCCAGAAGAGATTGATGAACAGTTTTCCTATAATCTTGGGAGGAGTTTAGGCGAAAAATACAAGAATATTCTATTTGGTATCGATTCCCGTATAGGATCAGATAAGATTAAGGATTATTTTGTTACTGGGGTCATAGATAGCAATGCCAAAATCGAATATGTTGGCATAATCTCTACGCCTATGCTTTACTATTTAACAAAAAATAAGTTTGATGTTGGAGTGATTGCGACAGCTTCACACAATCCAAAGGAGTTCACAGGGTTTAAGATATGTGGAAAAGATGGGATACCATTATCACCTGAAAAGGATATCAAGCCCGATTTTAAAGAATATGGAATGCCTGATAAAGTTTATGATTCTGAAAAGTTTAGAAAAGATTTTGGGAAAGATTATATCAATTATTATCTTGATAAATTTAAGGATTTGGATTATAAGGGCGAGATTGTAGTTGATTTTTCTAATGGTGCGACTGTATATGAGAAAAAGATTATTGAAAAAATATTCCCAACTGCTTATTTAATTGGGGATAAGCCTGACGGTAACTTTCCAAACCATGCGCCTGATACTATGAAGAAAGAGTGCCTTGAGATGCTGACTTACAAGGTTAAAGAAACAGGTGCTGGTATCGGGATTATATTCGATGGTGATGGGGACAGGATTGGGATAGTTGATGAAAAGGGCAGTGCTATTCGTGGAGACCTACTTTCTTGCATTATAATATCGGAGCTTTTGAAAGGTAAGGATAATCAAACAGTGATTTACGATTTAAGATGTAGCCGCATCGTCCCTGAAACTATTGTTTCTTTAGGCAGCAAACCGTTAAAGAGCAGAGTCGGTCACTATTTTATCAAAAAAACTATGAAAGAGAAAGATGCAGTGTTTGCTGGGGAGCTATCAAATCACTTCTATTTCAAAGAAGCTGGGGGATTTGAAGCGCCACTTTTGGCGCTTTACTATATTTTGAGAGTTATTGGTGACAAGAGGGTAAGTGATGTGGCTAAACTTTACATGAAATACGCCCATAGCGGGGAAATTAATTTTAAGGTGAAAGACCAGAAAACTACAATGGATAAACTGTTAAAAGAATATAGGAATGGGAAGATAGACTACACAGACGGGATAACAATTGAAGAAGAGAACTGGTGGGTAAACATAAGATCATCAAATACGGAGCCACTTTTGCGTGTGAATATTGAGGCACGAGATGAAAATACACTAGCTAAAAAGATTGATGAACTATCCTATTTTATAAAAGGTGAATAA
- a CDS encoding GDP-L-fucose synthase: MNYFSNKKILVTGGAGFLGSNVISQLKKKVADPSQIIIPRSKDLDLRDWDNCQKVLDDVDIVIHLAAKVGGIGYNQAHPAELFYDNAIMGIQLLEAGRRKDIKKFVIVGTVCAYPKFTPVPFREEDIWNGYPEETNAPYGLAKKMLLVQAQAYREQYGFNSIYLLPVNLYGPGDNFNPESSHVIPALIKKFVDAKNKGEKEVEIWGTGNASREFIYVEDAARGIILATEKYNSKDPVNIGSGKEITIKELVELIRDEVGYTGQIKWNLEKPDGQPRRCLNTDKAKTAFGFEAEMSIEEGIKKTVEWYYKNSNSV, from the coding sequence ATGAATTATTTTTCAAATAAGAAAATCTTAGTTACTGGTGGGGCAGGATTTCTAGGTTCAAATGTAATAAGTCAATTAAAAAAGAAAGTAGCGGATCCTTCTCAGATAATAATACCAAGAAGTAAAGACTTGGATTTGAGAGATTGGGATAATTGTCAGAAAGTTTTAGATGATGTTGATATAGTAATCCACCTTGCTGCAAAAGTTGGGGGCATAGGGTATAACCAAGCTCATCCTGCAGAATTATTTTATGACAATGCTATAATGGGGATACAATTGCTGGAGGCTGGAAGAAGAAAAGATATCAAAAAATTTGTGATTGTTGGAACTGTTTGTGCTTATCCTAAGTTTACTCCTGTTCCTTTTAGAGAAGAAGACATATGGAATGGTTACCCAGAAGAAACAAATGCTCCATATGGCCTTGCAAAAAAGATGTTGTTAGTTCAGGCTCAGGCATATAGAGAACAGTATGGATTCAACTCGATTTATTTACTACCTGTAAATCTCTATGGGCCCGGAGATAATTTCAATCCAGAAAGCTCCCATGTAATTCCTGCACTGATTAAGAAGTTTGTAGATGCAAAAAACAAAGGTGAAAAAGAAGTTGAAATTTGGGGAACAGGAAACGCTTCCAGAGAATTTATTTACGTTGAGGATGCAGCAAGAGGAATTATATTGGCCACAGAGAAATACAATTCTAAAGATCCAGTCAATATAGGTTCTGGTAAAGAGATTACTATCAAAGAATTAGTTGAACTAATTAGAGATGAAGTTGGATACACTGGTCAAATAAAATGGAACTTGGAGAAACCTGACGGTCAGCCGAGAAGATGTCTTAATACGGATAAGGCAAAAACTGCCTTTGGATTTGAAGCAGAGATGTCAATTGAAGAAGGTATTAAAAAAACAGTTGAGTGGTACTATAAGAATTCAAATAGTGTATAA
- a CDS encoding glycosyltransferase family 2 protein, translating to MHDKYPPEISVIMPVYNTGQFLEESIESILNQTFNNFELIIVYDKSSDNSKEIIVRYMQSDERIILIENEIKSGIAAARNRGLEIARGKYIAVMDSDDISLPNRLEKEYLFLENNPEFFLVGSQGIMVDEKGNYLQLIKCEKDPASLIKDYFSFVHSSLMYRNKGFMYREKFILSDDYDFCLRLVSMKLKLINISDILVKYRFRRSGAMRSNINKVKVFDQKALEFYNQRLETGKDDYELFDEKEILEIPNIDSKDYYLKFVIRYLILNNNIIEAKKYFEEYKEMISFKNKILYKIALKVPFVFKVRFKIMI from the coding sequence ATGCACGATAAATATCCGCCAGAGATATCGGTAATAATGCCCGTTTATAATACCGGTCAATTCTTAGAAGAAAGTATAGAATCTATTCTGAATCAAACTTTTAATAATTTCGAATTGATTATTGTATACGATAAATCAAGTGATAATTCCAAAGAAATAATAGTGAGATACATGCAATCTGATGAAAGGATTATTTTAATAGAAAATGAAATTAAATCAGGAATCGCTGCGGCAAGAAATAGGGGCTTAGAAATAGCTAGAGGAAAGTACATAGCTGTAATGGACTCCGACGATATATCACTCCCGAATAGATTAGAGAAAGAATATCTATTTTTAGAAAATAATCCTGAATTTTTCTTAGTTGGATCCCAAGGGATAATGGTGGATGAAAAAGGAAATTACTTACAATTAATTAAATGTGAAAAAGATCCCGCTAGTTTAATCAAAGATTATTTCTCTTTTGTTCATTCCTCTTTAATGTATAGAAATAAAGGATTTATGTATCGAGAGAAATTTATTCTTTCAGATGATTACGATTTTTGTTTGAGATTAGTTTCTATGAAATTAAAATTAATTAATATTAGTGATATTTTAGTGAAATATAGATTTCGACGTTCAGGGGCTATGCGCAGTAATATAAACAAAGTTAAGGTATTTGATCAAAAAGCTTTAGAATTTTATAATCAGCGATTAGAAACTGGAAAAGATGATTATGAACTTTTCGATGAAAAGGAGATATTAGAAATACCAAATATTGATTCTAAAGATTATTATCTAAAATTTGTAATTAGATATTTAATACTAAACAATAACATAATTGAAGCAAAGAAATATTTTGAAGAATATAAAGAGATGATTAGTTTTAAAAATAAAATACTATACAAAATAGCATTAAAAGTGCCATTTGTTTTCAAAGTAAGATTTAAAATAATGATTTAA
- a CDS encoding ribulose-bisphosphate carboxylase — MKKINKEQLIKTLNIHQKGYVNFDIPNPKNGEYLLTVFHLISGGKLNILQAAAEVAAESSTGTNFNVKTETPFSKEMNALVYKIDQENNLVWLAYPWRLFDRGGNVQNILTYLVGNVLGMKEVSALKLLDVWFPPAMLEQYDGPSYTLDDMRKYLNVYDRPILGTIIKPKMGLTSAEYAEAAYDFWVGGGDFVKNDEPQANQDFSPYEKMVINVKAAMDKAVKETGNKKVHSFNVSAADFDTMIERCELIRNAGFEPGSYAFLIDGITAGWMAVQTLRRKYPDVFIHFHRAAHGAYTRTENPLGFSVLVLSKFARLAGASGIHTGTAGVGKMQGSPEEDVVAAQNILHFKSKGHFFEQEWSKIFEGDKDAIALAQADTARHVILEDDSWRGMKKCCPIISGGLNPTLLKPFIDVMGNIDFITTMGAGCHAHPKGTTAGAKALVQACEAYQKGIDIKEYAKSHKELEEAIEFFSKGKK, encoded by the coding sequence ATGAAAAAAATAAATAAAGAACAATTAATTAAGACACTTAACATACACCAGAAGGGATATGTTAATTTTGATATACCTAATCCTAAAAATGGAGAGTACCTCCTTACGGTATTTCATTTAATCTCCGGAGGAAAGTTAAACATTCTGCAGGCTGCAGCAGAAGTTGCCGCAGAGTCTTCCACAGGTACAAATTTTAATGTAAAAACAGAAACACCTTTCTCAAAAGAGATGAACGCTCTAGTTTATAAAATTGATCAGGAAAATAATCTTGTCTGGCTTGCATATCCCTGGAGACTATTTGATAGAGGAGGAAATGTACAGAATATATTGACATACCTTGTTGGAAATGTCCTCGGGATGAAGGAAGTAAGTGCATTAAAATTACTGGATGTCTGGTTTCCTCCAGCAATGCTTGAGCAGTATGATGGCCCAAGCTATACACTGGATGATATGAGGAAATATCTAAACGTCTACGATAGGCCAATTCTTGGAACTATAATTAAACCAAAAATGGGACTAACTTCAGCAGAATATGCAGAAGCGGCTTATGATTTCTGGGTCGGCGGTGGAGACTTTGTTAAAAATGACGAGCCACAGGCAAATCAGGATTTCTCCCCATATGAAAAGATGGTAATAAATGTTAAAGCAGCGATGGATAAAGCAGTCAAGGAAACAGGAAATAAAAAAGTCCATTCATTCAATGTTTCTGCTGCGGACTTTGACACGATGATTGAAAGGTGCGAACTTATAAGAAATGCTGGATTTGAGCCTGGAAGTTACGCATTCTTAATTGACGGCATTACAGCGGGGTGGATGGCAGTTCAAACCTTAAGAAGGAAATACCCTGACGTTTTCATACATTTCCACAGGGCGGCCCACGGTGCATACACTAGGACAGAAAATCCGCTTGGTTTTTCAGTATTAGTTTTATCTAAATTTGCAAGATTGGCCGGCGCATCTGGAATTCACACAGGCACGGCCGGCGTAGGAAAAATGCAAGGTAGCCCAGAAGAAGATGTAGTTGCTGCACAGAACATTTTGCATTTTAAATCTAAGGGGCATTTCTTTGAACAAGAATGGTCAAAAATTTTTGAAGGCGACAAGGATGCCATAGCTCTTGCTCAAGCAGATACAGCACGCCACGTTATTTTAGAAGATGATAGCTGGAGAGGTATGAAAAAATGCTGCCCGATAATCTCAGGTGGTTTGAATCCAACTTTACTGAAGCCTTTTATTGATGTAATGGGAAATATTGACTTTATTACAACGATGGGTGCAGGCTGCCACGCACATCCAAAAGGCACAACAGCCGGGGCAAAGGCATTGGTCCAGGCATGCGAGGCATATCAAAAAGGGATTGACATCAAAGAATACGCCAAGAGCCACAAAGAATTGGAAGAGGCTATTGAGTTCTTCTCGAAAGGGAAGAAGTAG
- a CDS encoding NAD(P)-dependent oxidoreductase yields MKFLVLGSSGLVGGALINKLHQNKHEIIPFDIKISSSQDLRIHNNVLLDKYVKKCDFVFFLACDIGGAKYISTYQNSFDFIHNNISILKETFETINKYKKPFIFSSSEMATMNYSAYGCIKAVGEYYSKSLDSPIVRFWNIYGVEPEGQKSHVITDFIMMAKKNHEIKMMTNGEEERQFLFADDCAECLEIIANNYNSLPRDKEIHIAGFKWYKILEVAQEVAKNYPGTTIIPGANKDLTHQSIKYEPNKFITKYWKPKTSLSQGISNICQIYNER; encoded by the coding sequence ATGAAATTTTTAGTTTTAGGATCTAGCGGATTAGTGGGAGGGGCACTGATAAATAAATTGCATCAAAATAAACATGAAATCATACCCTTTGATATAAAAATATCGAGTAGTCAAGATCTGAGAATTCATAATAATGTACTATTAGATAAATACGTGAAAAAATGTGATTTTGTTTTCTTTTTAGCGTGTGACATAGGGGGTGCAAAATATATAAGTACATACCAAAATTCTTTTGACTTTATACATAATAATATTTCCATACTAAAAGAAACTTTTGAAACTATTAACAAATATAAGAAACCTTTTATTTTTTCTTCAAGTGAGATGGCCACAATGAACTATTCCGCATATGGGTGCATTAAAGCAGTAGGCGAGTATTATTCAAAAAGTTTAGATAGTCCCATTGTAAGATTTTGGAACATTTACGGCGTAGAGCCAGAAGGACAGAAATCTCATGTTATAACAGATTTCATTATGATGGCAAAAAAAAATCACGAAATAAAAATGATGACAAATGGAGAAGAGGAAAGACAATTTTTATTTGCAGATGATTGTGCCGAATGCCTTGAAATAATTGCCAATAATTATAATAGCTTACCAAGAGATAAAGAAATACATATTGCAGGATTTAAATGGTATAAAATACTTGAAGTAGCACAAGAAGTAGCCAAAAATTACCCCGGGACTACCATTATACCTGGCGCTAATAAAGATTTAACTCACCAGTCTATTAAATATGAACCAAATAAGTTTATTACAAAATATTGGAAGCCAAAAACTTCTCTAAGTCAAGGTATATCTAATATATGTCAAATTTATAACGAAAGGTAA
- a CDS encoding mannose-1-phosphate guanylyltransferase/mannose-6-phosphate isomerase, with protein MKTIIMAGGSGTRLWPLSRTYYPKQFLKFEDKSLFQMAYLRALKLSKPEDIVIVTNKDYEYHVINQLEELECHKNNSIILKEPVGRNTLPAITWGMKVISERDGDSISAIFSSDHVMDEKALIDIKKSTKLAHENLVTFGIVPTHAHTGYGYISCGEKLLNGYIVKEFKEKPDTKTAEEYVKKGYLWNSGIFLFSSKVFFEELKKYHPEIPKIFGREKLDYNSLNSISVDYGLLEKSKRIAVVPLNVKWSDLGSFKALYDFMPHDLCGNSGAAEYIDSSDNLVYSARKFVALLDVNNLAIVDTPDALLVCDKNRTELVGELTKRLKENKAPIADFHLQVHRPWGSYTELERSNSYKIKRVTVNPGKKLSLQLHNQRSEHWVVVSGVADVTLGDKSFQLKSGESTFVPPKSKHRLGNSQKDILEIIEVQIGGYLEEDDIERFDDDFNRV; from the coding sequence ATAAAAACCATCATAATGGCAGGAGGTAGTGGTACAAGACTATGGCCGCTTTCTAGGACATACTACCCAAAGCAGTTCTTAAAATTTGAGGACAAATCCCTTTTCCAGATGGCATACCTTAGGGCTTTAAAATTATCAAAGCCTGAGGACATAGTAATAGTGACAAATAAGGATTATGAGTACCATGTCATTAATCAACTGGAAGAGCTAGAATGTCATAAAAATAACTCCATTATTTTGAAAGAGCCAGTTGGAAGAAACACCTTGCCGGCGATCACATGGGGTATGAAGGTTATTTCTGAAAGAGATGGTGATTCAATCTCTGCCATATTCTCTAGTGACCACGTGATGGATGAAAAAGCTTTGATAGATATCAAAAAATCGACAAAACTTGCCCATGAAAATTTAGTTACATTTGGAATTGTTCCAACTCACGCTCACACAGGTTACGGCTACATAAGCTGTGGTGAAAAATTGTTAAACGGCTATATAGTAAAAGAGTTTAAGGAAAAACCTGATACGAAAACAGCAGAGGAATATGTGAAAAAGGGATACCTGTGGAACTCGGGGATATTTCTTTTCTCATCAAAAGTTTTCTTTGAAGAGCTTAAAAAATACCACCCTGAAATTCCAAAAATATTTGGCAGAGAAAAGCTTGATTATAATTCACTAAACTCTATTTCTGTTGACTATGGATTGTTAGAGAAATCAAAGCGAATCGCAGTTGTCCCTCTTAACGTTAAATGGAGCGATCTTGGTAGCTTCAAAGCACTTTATGATTTTATGCCACACGATCTTTGTGGGAATTCTGGTGCAGCTGAATACATAGATTCATCTGACAATCTTGTTTACTCTGCTAGGAAATTTGTAGCATTATTGGATGTGAATAATCTTGCTATTGTTGATACACCTGATGCGCTTTTAGTATGCGATAAAAATAGAACTGAGCTAGTCGGAGAACTGACAAAAAGATTAAAAGAAAATAAAGCTCCAATTGCAGATTTCCATTTACAGGTTCACAGACCCTGGGGTTCATACACAGAGTTAGAGAGGAGTAATTCTTATAAAATTAAGAGGGTCACAGTAAACCCGGGAAAGAAACTTTCTCTCCAGTTGCATAATCAAAGAAGTGAGCATTGGGTAGTAGTGAGTGGCGTTGCAGATGTTACGCTTGGGGATAAATCGTTCCAGTTAAAAAGTGGGGAGAGTACATTCGTCCCACCTAAATCAAAACACAGGCTTGGTAACTCTCAAAAAGATATCCTTGAGATAATAGAAGTCCAGATTGGCGGATACCTAGAGGAAGACGATATTGAGAGATTTGATGATGATTTCAATAGGGTTTAA
- a CDS encoding UbiA family prenyltransferase: MKREALIYNTAMLNLPKNTLQFLFGVILFAMAGGDYNIITCIIAASGLSIGLGAIYLFNDLTDLKEDKQNDMKIRWKAVANGTMSRKESITLIKLFSITGTVLALLSGLNFFLIYLSVVALNICYSHPSIRWKNSQTLSILAIASLQVLKFSSGWFLFTNTIQGFPILFVMALAIGYTLLFIYYKNDTENLKKLVIEDKKRVLPLSLTCIIMLLTSFFIYTFPAIGLSAIMLGIPTIGLYFLTKNYIGKSVNVVFMYAGLTVLLLSFLLLSTPTVTAINQNMIDQNATMKEQLRISVEEIITGLSGR, from the coding sequence ATGAAGCGAGAAGCACTCATCTATAACACCGCAATGCTAAACCTCCCTAAGAACACCTTGCAGTTCCTATTTGGAGTCATTCTGTTTGCAATGGCAGGCGGAGACTACAATATAATAACATGCATAATAGCAGCCTCTGGCCTTAGTATTGGGCTAGGTGCAATATACCTCTTTAATGACCTAACAGATCTGAAGGAAGACAAACAAAACGATATGAAGATCAGGTGGAAAGCAGTTGCAAACGGCACAATGTCAAGGAAAGAATCCATAACATTAATCAAATTATTTAGTATAACAGGAACAGTTCTAGCATTACTATCGGGATTAAATTTCTTCTTAATATATCTATCAGTTGTTGCATTAAACATCTGTTACTCTCATCCATCAATAAGGTGGAAGAACAGTCAGACATTATCTATATTGGCAATAGCATCTTTACAGGTATTGAAATTTTCTAGCGGTTGGTTTCTATTCACAAACACAATCCAGGGCTTTCCAATACTATTTGTAATGGCACTCGCAATAGGCTATACTTTGCTCTTCATCTACTATAAGAACGACACTGAAAATCTAAAGAAATTAGTTATAGAGGATAAGAAGCGGGTCTTGCCATTGTCACTTACCTGCATAATTATGCTCTTAACATCCTTTTTCATATACACTTTTCCTGCAATAGGTCTATCGGCAATTATGCTTGGGATACCTACAATAGGGCTATATTTCTTAACAAAAAATTATATCGGCAAATCTGTTAATGTTGTATTCATGTACGCTGGACTTACCGTGCTACTTCTATCATTTTTACTATTATCAACACCAACTGTTACAGCAATAAATCAGAATATGATTGACCAGAACGCAACTATGAAAGAACAGTTAAGGATAAGCGTAGAAGAGATTATCACGGGTCTTTCTGGGAGATAA
- a CDS encoding class I SAM-dependent methyltransferase, protein MIKKIIKHARKGTLGQTSKNYIYKKLNKTFILFKKLLLKLKGKKYPSYYKFIPNKLVELDNIKFLKDIFEWKNAPILEDHEYGSNLDNDARRIIDAQVLGTIICNFNPKRVLEIGTYTGHGTALISKNAPKSHIFTLNILPEEIISGQGGSITTEAITKERIGEYYREQKLNNITQIYANTATWEPDIGNIDVAFIDGCHDTEFVYNDTIKVLKIMKSGSFIMWHDFNMDQILDYDHINSVCKGIEKLYAEGYLKGQLFHVKDSWMGIYRVP, encoded by the coding sequence ATGATAAAAAAAATTATTAAACATGCTAGAAAAGGCACTTTAGGGCAAACTTCAAAGAATTATATTTATAAAAAATTAAATAAAACTTTTATTTTATTTAAAAAATTATTATTAAAACTTAAAGGAAAGAAATATCCTTCTTATTACAAATTTATCCCAAATAAGTTAGTTGAACTAGATAATATCAAATTTTTGAAAGATATCTTTGAATGGAAAAATGCACCTATACTAGAGGATCATGAATATGGATCAAACTTAGATAATGATGCTCGTCGAATTATCGATGCACAAGTTCTTGGAACAATAATTTGCAATTTTAATCCTAAGAGAGTATTAGAAATTGGAACATATACTGGCCATGGAACTGCACTGATATCTAAAAATGCGCCTAAAAGCCATATTTTCACATTAAATATACTTCCTGAAGAAATAATATCTGGTCAAGGAGGATCCATAACAACTGAAGCAATTACCAAAGAAAGAATTGGTGAGTATTATAGAGAGCAGAAATTGAATAATATCACTCAAATTTATGCAAACACAGCTACCTGGGAGCCAGATATAGGAAATATAGATGTTGCTTTTATCGATGGATGCCATGACACAGAATTTGTATATAATGACACTATAAAAGTACTAAAGATTATGAAATCTGGATCCTTTATAATGTGGCACGATTTTAATATGGATCAGATTTTAGACTATGATCACATAAATTCAGTCTGTAAAGGAATTGAAAAATTATATGCAGAAGGATATCTTAAAGGACAATTGTTTCATGTTAAAGATTCTTGGATGGGGATCTATAGAGTGCCTTAA
- a CDS encoding type II toxin-antitoxin system mRNA interferase toxin, RelE/StbE family, whose protein sequence is MYQIDIPSSCKKDIKNADTESKKRLKRVITFLMDDPYNGKPLRYELKGIWSIRVGKYRLTYEIIDNIVRLRSFRLRKKVYDMK, encoded by the coding sequence ATGTACCAGATTGATATACCCTCTTCATGTAAAAAGGACATCAAAAATGCCGATACTGAATCTAAAAAGAGGCTTAAGAGAGTAATTACTTTTCTTATGGACGATCCTTATAATGGAAAACCACTTAGATATGAGCTTAAAGGGATATGGAGTATTAGAGTTGGCAAATATAGGCTTACTTATGAGATAATCGATAACATAGTCCGTCTTCGTTCTTTTAGATTAAGGAAAAAAGTGTACGATATGAAATAA